The following are encoded together in the Xanthomonas sacchari genome:
- a CDS encoding sugar porter family MFS transporter: MSSVPIDRHADAGENTRLIILISCVATIGGFLFGFDSGVINGTVDGLKQTFQSSSAGTGFEVASMLLGCAFGAFLAGSLADRWGRRTVLIVSAALFLLSALGAGAAHNSVVFVLARMMGGFAVGAASVMSPAYIAEVASARYRGRLATVQQIAIIGGLFCAFLSNYLLAKAAGASTEALWLGQPAWRWMFWMQALPSTAFLLLLLAIPESPRFLVVKGRREQALAVLTRLYGAGTAQTKLTEISASLSADQHKPRLSDLVSKVTGKVRPIVWIGIGLATFQQLVGINVVFYYGAVLWQAVGFSESDALLINVLSGALSIGACLVTVVLIDRIGRKPLLWIGSAGMAVSLALVTIAFASASLDAAGKLALSPGMGRLALIAANVYVVFFNMSWGPVMWVMLGEMFPNQIRGSGLAVAGAAQWMSNFAITVTFPILLGSIGLAGAYGIYTVAAFLSVFFVLRYVYETKGKELEQMQG; this comes from the coding sequence ATGTCCAGTGTTCCGATCGATCGCCACGCCGACGCCGGCGAGAACACCCGCCTCATCATCCTGATCAGCTGCGTCGCCACCATCGGCGGCTTCCTGTTCGGCTTCGACAGCGGGGTCATCAACGGTACTGTCGATGGCCTCAAGCAGACCTTCCAGTCCAGTTCCGCCGGCACTGGCTTCGAAGTCGCCTCGATGCTGCTGGGCTGCGCGTTCGGCGCGTTCCTGGCCGGTTCGCTCGCCGATCGCTGGGGCCGGCGCACGGTGCTGATCGTCTCGGCGGCGCTGTTCCTGCTGTCGGCGCTGGGCGCCGGCGCGGCGCACAACTCGGTGGTGTTCGTGCTGGCGCGGATGATGGGCGGTTTCGCGGTGGGCGCAGCCAGCGTGATGTCGCCGGCCTACATCGCCGAGGTCGCCTCGGCGCGCTACCGCGGGCGCCTGGCCACGGTGCAGCAGATCGCCATCATCGGCGGCCTGTTCTGCGCCTTCCTCAGCAACTATCTGCTGGCCAAGGCGGCCGGCGCGTCCACCGAGGCGCTGTGGCTGGGGCAGCCGGCCTGGCGCTGGATGTTCTGGATGCAGGCGCTGCCGTCCACCGCGTTCCTGCTGCTGTTGCTGGCGATTCCGGAGAGCCCGCGCTTCCTGGTGGTGAAGGGCCGCCGCGAGCAGGCGCTGGCGGTGCTGACCCGGCTGTACGGCGCCGGCACCGCGCAGACCAAGCTGACCGAAATCTCCGCCTCGCTCTCTGCCGACCAGCACAAGCCGCGGCTGTCCGACCTGGTCAGCAAGGTCACCGGCAAGGTCCGCCCGATCGTGTGGATCGGCATCGGCCTGGCCACCTTCCAGCAACTGGTCGGCATCAACGTGGTGTTCTACTACGGCGCGGTGCTGTGGCAGGCGGTGGGCTTCTCCGAGAGCGATGCGCTGTTGATCAACGTGCTGTCCGGCGCGTTGAGCATCGGCGCCTGCCTGGTCACGGTGGTGCTGATCGACCGGATCGGGCGCAAGCCGCTGCTGTGGATCGGCTCGGCCGGCATGGCGGTGTCGCTGGCGCTGGTCACCATCGCCTTCGCCAGCGCCTCGCTGGATGCGGCCGGCAAGCTGGCGCTGTCGCCGGGCATGGGCCGGCTAGCGCTGATCGCGGCCAATGTCTACGTGGTCTTCTTCAACATGTCCTGGGGCCCGGTGATGTGGGTGATGCTGGGCGAGATGTTCCCCAACCAGATCCGCGGCTCCGGCCTGGCCGTGGCCGGCGCGGCGCAGTGGATGTCCAACTTCGCCATCACCGTGACCTTCCCGATCCTGCTCGGCAGCATCGGCCTGGCCGGTGCCTACGGCATCTACACCGTCGCTGCGTTCCTGTCGGTGTTCTTCGTGCTGCGCTACGTGTACGAGACCAAGGGCAAGGAACTGGAGCAGATGCAGGGCTGA
- the folE2 gene encoding GTP cyclohydrolase FolE2 produces MPSPLPDVAADEPSQIAAPLNWVGMDGIALPISLEMGEGAPAAPVPAQAALAVDLPSAQVKGIHMSRLYRLLDESAQQPLSPSRLSQLLRAMVHSHADCASTAARVSLRLELLRRSPALRSVGLAGWRAYPLRIDAELRGGVVRLGLGVELLYSSTCPCSAALARQLLSEAFVQQHVDQASVPREAVADWLLRHGSHATPHSQRSVASVRVGVSARAVRFDAEGVIVLAEQALATPVQAAVRRADEQAFARRNGENLMYVEDAARRLQQALGTRYADVQVQVRHLESLHAHDAVAETASAPVAVMAGEAAPDLAQA; encoded by the coding sequence ATCCCCTCGCCATTGCCCGATGTCGCCGCCGACGAACCGTCGCAGATCGCCGCTCCCCTGAACTGGGTGGGCATGGACGGCATCGCGCTGCCGATCAGTCTGGAAATGGGCGAGGGCGCGCCTGCGGCACCCGTGCCGGCGCAGGCCGCGCTCGCCGTCGACCTGCCGTCGGCGCAGGTCAAGGGCATTCATATGTCGCGGCTGTACCGCCTCCTCGACGAGAGCGCGCAGCAGCCGTTGTCGCCGTCGCGCCTGTCGCAGTTGCTGCGGGCGATGGTGCACAGCCATGCCGATTGCGCCTCGACCGCGGCGCGGGTGTCGCTGCGCCTGGAGCTGCTGCGTCGCAGCCCGGCGCTGCGCAGTGTGGGGCTGGCCGGCTGGCGGGCGTATCCGCTGCGGATCGACGCCGAGTTGCGCGGCGGCGTGGTCCGCCTGGGGCTGGGCGTGGAGTTGTTATATTCCTCGACCTGTCCATGCTCGGCGGCGCTGGCGCGGCAACTGCTCAGCGAGGCTTTCGTGCAGCAGCACGTGGACCAGGCCTCGGTCCCGCGCGAGGCGGTCGCGGACTGGCTGCTCCGGCACGGCAGCCATGCCACCCCGCATAGCCAGCGCAGCGTGGCCTCGGTGCGGGTCGGCGTGTCGGCCCGCGCGGTGCGTTTCGACGCCGAGGGAGTGATCGTGCTGGCCGAGCAGGCCCTGGCCACGCCGGTGCAGGCGGCGGTGCGCCGCGCCGACGAACAGGCGTTCGCGCGCCGCAACGGCGAGAACCTGATGTACGTGGAGGACGCCGCGCGGCGCCTGCAACAGGCGCTGGGCACACGCTACGCCGACGTGCAGGTGCAGGTGCGGCATCTGGAAAGCCTGCATGCGCACGACGCGGTGGCGGAGACTGCATCGGCGCCGGTGGCCGTCATGGCCGGGGAGGCCGCCCCTGACTTGGCGCAGGCCTGA
- the pcnB gene encoding polynucleotide adenylyltransferase PcnB, with amino-acid sequence MWVSPPFGNPATRYGSAIINPPVPSPFTLRAIPRDQHPISRKDISPNALRVLYRLREAGFGAYLVGGAVRDLLVQVQPKDFDVATDATPEQVKQLFRNCRLIGRRFRLAHVVYGREIIEVATFRANVDDGSGDREVDNGRLVRDNVYGSIEDDAVRRDFTCNALYYAIEDFSVRDYVGGFEDVQARLMKLIGDPEQRYREDPVRMLRAVRLAAKLDFEIEAGTAEPIPRLAGLLAEAAPARLFEEVLKLFLSGHGVASFEGLERHGLLAALFPESAAALRSNRSGALRRMLIEGLRNTDNRVANDEPVSPAFLFALLLWPAYCRALMTLQKQGMQMEEAQRRAADRVTLHQLSTVALPRRFSLPMQEIWLLQSRFTSRQRKRVVRTLSHPRFRAAFDFLIVRQSASDEHAADIAYWRELQQQPGYAPPPRGFDPEVDYAGDELAFAPPADSEETPKRRRRRRRRPDAATPVE; translated from the coding sequence ATATGGGTCTCGCCGCCCTTCGGCAATCCCGCAACCCGATACGGAAGCGCCATCATCAATCCGCCAGTTCCATCGCCATTCACCCTGCGCGCGATCCCGCGCGATCAGCACCCCATCTCGCGCAAGGACATCAGCCCCAACGCCCTGCGCGTGCTGTACCGCCTGCGCGAGGCCGGCTTCGGCGCCTACCTGGTCGGCGGCGCGGTCCGCGACCTGCTGGTCCAGGTCCAGCCCAAGGATTTCGACGTCGCCACCGACGCCACGCCCGAGCAGGTCAAGCAGTTGTTCCGCAACTGCCGCCTGATCGGCCGCCGCTTCCGCCTGGCGCACGTGGTCTACGGCCGCGAGATCATCGAGGTGGCCACCTTCCGCGCCAACGTCGACGACGGCAGCGGCGACCGCGAAGTGGACAACGGCCGCCTGGTCCGCGACAACGTCTACGGCAGCATCGAGGACGATGCGGTGCGCCGCGACTTCACCTGCAACGCCCTGTACTACGCCATCGAGGACTTCTCGGTGCGCGACTACGTCGGCGGCTTCGAGGACGTGCAGGCGCGGCTGATGAAGCTGATCGGCGACCCGGAGCAGCGCTATCGCGAGGACCCGGTGCGCATGCTGCGCGCGGTGCGCCTGGCGGCCAAGCTCGATTTCGAGATCGAGGCCGGTACCGCCGAGCCGATCCCGCGCCTGGCCGGGCTGCTGGCCGAGGCCGCGCCGGCGCGGCTGTTCGAGGAAGTGCTCAAGCTGTTCCTGTCCGGCCATGGCGTGGCCAGCTTCGAGGGCCTGGAGCGGCACGGTCTGCTCGCCGCGCTGTTCCCGGAGAGCGCGGCGGCGCTGCGCTCCAACCGCAGCGGCGCGCTGCGGCGGATGCTGATCGAAGGCCTGCGCAACACCGACAACCGCGTCGCCAACGACGAGCCGGTGTCGCCGGCGTTCCTGTTCGCGCTGCTGCTGTGGCCGGCCTACTGCCGCGCGTTGATGACCCTGCAGAAACAGGGCATGCAGATGGAGGAGGCGCAACGCCGCGCCGCCGACCGGGTGACCTTGCACCAACTCAGCACCGTGGCGCTGCCGCGGCGTTTCTCGCTGCCGATGCAGGAGATCTGGCTGCTGCAGTCGCGCTTCACCTCGCGCCAGCGCAAGCGGGTAGTGCGCACGCTGTCGCATCCGCGCTTCCGCGCTGCGTTCGATTTCCTGATCGTGCGCCAGTCCGCGTCGGACGAGCATGCGGCCGACATCGCCTACTGGCGCGAACTGCAGCAGCAGCCCGGCTACGCGCCGCCGCCCCGCGGCTTCGACCCGGAGGTGGACTACGCCGGCGACGAACTGGCGTTCGCGCCGCCGGCCGACAGCGAAGAGACCCCCAAGCGCCGCCGGCGCCGGCGCCGCCGTCCGGACGCCGCCACGCCCGTCGAGTGA
- the folK gene encoding 2-amino-4-hydroxy-6-hydroxymethyldihydropteridine diphosphokinase has translation MSAATPAPVQACIGLGGNLGDAAATLRAAMAALDTLPQTRLLRASQLYRSPAWGREDQPDFINAAALVSTALPAPDLLQALLDLEHRHGRQRLPGERWGPRTLDLDLLLYAQATIDLPGLQVPHPYLHQRAFVLLPLAEIAADVVIPGHGTVRDVRDRIETGGIAPIGR, from the coding sequence GTGAGCGCCGCGACACCGGCGCCGGTCCAGGCCTGCATCGGCCTGGGCGGCAACCTCGGCGACGCCGCGGCGACCCTGCGCGCGGCCATGGCCGCGCTCGACACGCTGCCGCAGACCCGCCTGCTGCGCGCCTCGCAGCTGTACCGCAGCCCGGCCTGGGGCCGCGAGGACCAGCCGGACTTCATCAACGCCGCGGCGCTGGTGAGCACCGCGCTGCCGGCGCCGGATCTGTTGCAGGCGCTGCTGGACCTGGAACACCGCCACGGCCGCCAGCGCCTGCCTGGCGAACGCTGGGGCCCGCGCACCCTGGACCTGGACCTGCTGCTGTACGCGCAGGCGACGATCGACCTGCCCGGGCTGCAGGTGCCGCATCCGTATCTGCACCAGCGCGCCTTCGTGCTGCTGCCGTTGGCCGAGATCGCCGCCGACGTGGTGATTCCGGGGCATGGAACGGTGCGTGACGTACGCGACCGCATCGAAACCGGCGGGATCGCGCCAATCGGTAGATAA
- the panB gene encoding 3-methyl-2-oxobutanoate hydroxymethyltransferase, with translation MSSHADSKPWTVPALAEAKRRQQKLVMLTAYDAGFARTFDANGVDLILIGDSLGMVVQGHDSTLPVSVDDIVYHTAAVARVLQRALLVADLPFQSDATPERALDASTRLLQAGAEMVKLEGAGHKLEVIRFLSERDIPVCSHLGLTPQSVLTFGGYKIQGREEAAAAKLLADAKAVAAAGAALLVLECVPSPLAARITAEIDIPTIGIGAGPDCDGQVLVMHDFLGLDSGHRRPRFVKDFLAEGGSIAGAARAYADAVRAGTFPDAEHAYAK, from the coding sequence ATGAGCAGCCACGCCGACAGCAAGCCCTGGACCGTTCCCGCCCTGGCCGAGGCCAAGCGCCGCCAGCAGAAGCTGGTGATGCTGACCGCCTACGACGCCGGCTTCGCGCGGACCTTCGACGCCAACGGGGTGGACCTGATCCTGATCGGCGATTCGCTGGGCATGGTGGTGCAGGGCCACGACTCGACCCTGCCGGTGAGCGTGGACGACATCGTCTATCACACCGCCGCGGTGGCGCGGGTGCTGCAGCGGGCGCTGCTGGTGGCCGACCTGCCGTTCCAGTCCGATGCCACCCCTGAGCGTGCGCTGGACGCGTCGACCCGGCTGCTGCAGGCCGGTGCGGAGATGGTCAAGCTGGAGGGCGCTGGGCACAAGCTGGAGGTGATCCGCTTCCTCAGCGAACGCGACATCCCGGTGTGCTCGCACCTGGGCCTGACCCCGCAGTCGGTGCTGACCTTCGGCGGCTACAAGATCCAGGGCCGCGAAGAGGCCGCCGCGGCCAAACTGCTCGCCGACGCCAAGGCGGTCGCCGCAGCCGGCGCCGCGCTGCTGGTGCTGGAATGCGTGCCGTCGCCGCTGGCCGCGCGGATCACCGCCGAGATCGACATCCCCACCATCGGCATCGGCGCCGGCCCCGACTGCGACGGCCAGGTGCTGGTGATGCACGACTTCCTCGGCCTGGACAGCGGCCACCGCCGCCCGCGCTTCGTCAAGGATTTCCTGGCCGAGGGCGGTTCCATCGCCGGGGCCGCCCGCGCCTACGCCGACGCGGTCCGCGCCGGCACCTTCCCCGACGCCGAACACGCCTACGCCAAATGA
- the panC gene encoding pantoate--beta-alanine ligase — protein sequence MIETITDLARLRATVSGWKRQGLRVAFVPTMGNLHAGHFSLVMLARQYADRVVSSVFVNPTQFGPNEDFTRYPRTPEADTSGLEGAGCDVLWLPTVESMYPLGVELALRMHTPGVSEVLEGACRPGHFDGVCTVVARLFNQVQPDLAAFGKKDYQQLAVIRQMVADLAFPIEILGGSIVREADGLAMSSRNQYLSAEERPRAAQIHRTLRAMRDGHLAGRPRAQVEAEATAQLQAAGFEVDYSVLRTPDLSEPQDATGPRVALIAARLGRTRLIDNLEF from the coding sequence ATGATCGAGACCATCACCGACCTGGCACGACTGCGCGCCACCGTCTCCGGCTGGAAGCGGCAGGGCCTGCGCGTGGCCTTCGTGCCGACCATGGGCAACCTGCACGCCGGGCATTTCTCGCTGGTGATGCTGGCGCGGCAGTACGCCGACCGCGTGGTTTCCAGCGTCTTCGTCAATCCGACCCAGTTCGGTCCGAACGAGGATTTCACCCGCTATCCGCGCACGCCCGAGGCAGACACCAGTGGCCTGGAAGGCGCCGGCTGCGACGTGCTGTGGCTGCCAACGGTGGAGAGCATGTATCCGCTGGGCGTGGAGCTGGCGCTGCGCATGCACACCCCGGGCGTCAGCGAGGTGCTGGAAGGCGCCTGCCGGCCCGGCCATTTCGACGGCGTCTGCACCGTGGTCGCGCGCCTGTTCAACCAGGTGCAGCCGGACCTGGCGGCGTTCGGCAAGAAGGACTACCAGCAACTGGCGGTGATCCGGCAGATGGTCGCCGACCTGGCGTTCCCGATCGAGATCCTCGGCGGCAGCATCGTGCGCGAGGCCGACGGCCTGGCGATGAGCTCGCGCAACCAGTACCTGTCGGCGGAGGAGCGGCCGCGCGCGGCGCAGATCCATCGCACCCTGCGGGCGATGCGCGACGGTCACCTGGCTGGGCGCCCACGCGCGCAGGTGGAGGCGGAGGCGACCGCGCAGCTGCAGGCGGCCGGCTTCGAGGTCGACTACAGCGTGCTGCGGACGCCCGACCTGAGCGAGCCGCAGGACGCCACCGGCCCGCGCGTGGCGCTGATCGCCGCGCGCCTGGGCCGCACCCGGCTGATCGACAACCTGGAATTCTGA